In the genome of Paracoccus tegillarcae, one region contains:
- a CDS encoding flagellar biosynthesis protein FlgJ, translating to MQTNLIAAPAAPPQLSQQRSDQRLEQVFLEEMLKYAGPKPSKDMFGGGIGEEQFSTFLTREYAALLADSIDFGFSVGRKEAS from the coding sequence ATGCAAACAAATCTCATCGCCGCCCCGGCGGCCCCGCCCCAACTCTCGCAGCAGCGTTCCGATCAGCGGCTGGAACAGGTCTTTCTCGAAGAGATGCTGAAATATGCGGGTCCCAAACCGTCCAAGGATATGTTTGGCGGTGGCATCGGCGAAGAACAGTTTTCGACCTTCCTGACGCGCGAATACGCGGCGCTGCTGGCCGATTCGATTGATTTCGGCTTCAGCGTTGGCCGGAAGGAGGCGTCATGA
- a CDS encoding DUF1217 domain-containing protein, with translation MSYQILTGTGGLAGWNMLQRTAAQQKQLLAADPLVARSTQYFRENIARTDQAADLVSDYRMLSVALGAHGLESDIGSKAFIRKILESPRSDDDALVNRLSDKRYLRLANSFGYDLGNQIVATPEFADRMINKYIDLEFERRVGEGDQNLRLSLNAQRELRQMAGRDSSENTMWYEVMGNPPLRKVFEQAFGFSSAYGRLPIDRQLAEFTAKAEAVFGSSSFDVIATEAGIDKLVQTFLLRSQLSEGGGASSYSIALTLLRG, from the coding sequence ATGAGCTATCAGATCCTGACCGGAACGGGCGGTCTGGCGGGCTGGAATATGTTGCAGCGGACCGCCGCCCAGCAAAAGCAACTCTTGGCCGCCGATCCCTTGGTGGCCAGATCGACCCAGTATTTTCGCGAAAACATCGCGCGCACCGATCAGGCAGCCGATCTGGTTTCGGATTACCGAATGCTCAGCGTCGCATTGGGCGCGCATGGGCTGGAATCAGATATCGGCAGCAAGGCGTTCATTCGCAAGATCCTTGAATCGCCTCGCTCGGATGATGATGCCCTGGTCAACCGGCTGTCTGACAAACGCTACCTGCGCCTGGCAAACAGCTTTGGTTATGACCTTGGCAATCAGATCGTGGCCACGCCGGAATTCGCCGATCGGATGATCAACAAATATATCGACCTCGAGTTCGAACGTCGCGTGGGTGAAGGCGACCAGAACCTGCGTCTTTCGCTGAATGCCCAGCGAGAGCTGCGTCAGATGGCAGGCAGGGACTCTTCGGAAAACACCATGTGGTACGAGGTGATGGGGAATCCCCCGTTGCGCAAGGTCTTTGAACAGGCCTTTGGCTTTTCCTCGGCTTATGGACGACTGCCGATCGATCGCCAATTGGCAGAGTTCACGGCCAAGGCCGAGGCGGTCTTTGGCAGTTCGTCCTTCGATGTGATTGCGACCGAGGCGGGCATCGACAAACTGGTCCAGACATTTCTGCTAAGATCGCAACTTTCCGAAGGAGGCGGGGCCTCATCCTATTCCATCGCCCTGACACTTCTGCGCGGTTAA
- a CDS encoding flagellar biosynthesis regulator FlaF: MNAVTPLTDYGRYGSAGLRTERDSEYEAFSHVTRLLRNARSEQLGPDIVVAINKNTELWSILATDLAQPGNSLADEIKAGLISLAGFAIRHGLAVLNSGAKLDPLIDVNVAVMKGLRGEVPA, encoded by the coding sequence TTGAACGCGGTTACGCCACTGACAGATTATGGCCGATACGGTTCGGCAGGACTTCGGACAGAGCGCGACTCTGAGTACGAAGCGTTTTCACATGTGACCCGCCTCTTGCGCAACGCAAGAAGCGAGCAACTTGGCCCCGACATTGTCGTTGCAATCAACAAGAACACAGAGCTTTGGTCGATCCTTGCCACAGATCTGGCGCAACCCGGCAATTCTCTTGCCGATGAAATCAAGGCGGGCCTTATCTCACTGGCGGGCTTCGCCATCCGCCATGGGCTTGCGGTCCTGAACAGTGGTGCGAAACTTGATCCGCTGATCGACGTCAACGTCGCCGTCATGAAAGGTCTGCGCGGCGAGGTCCCGGCATGA
- a CDS encoding flagellar hook capping FlgD N-terminal domain-containing protein gives MVVPVSGSAAFAAPAAQGSAGGQKSLASGDFETFLRMLTAQLKNQDPLNPMEGSDFAVQLATFSGVEQQAQTNSLLSSLTQQMGGGVGQLSDWLGREVRVTGPVWFSDRPLTLDINPDPRADSVQLVTLTAGGRELMREEIGVGEGQVDWFGHDALGNKMPDGLYTYRVESWQNGDKIAEAEVGSYARVLEAELARGGVQLVLEGGAMTMADEVQAVRDPRVQ, from the coding sequence ATGGTCGTACCGGTTTCGGGCAGCGCCGCCTTCGCGGCGCCCGCAGCGCAGGGCAGCGCGGGTGGGCAAAAATCACTTGCCAGTGGTGATTTCGAGACGTTCTTGCGCATGTTGACGGCGCAATTGAAAAACCAGGATCCGCTGAATCCGATGGAGGGTTCGGATTTCGCTGTGCAGTTGGCGACCTTCTCGGGTGTCGAGCAACAGGCGCAGACGAATAGCCTTTTGTCGAGTTTGACACAGCAGATGGGTGGCGGCGTCGGGCAGCTGTCGGACTGGCTTGGTCGCGAGGTGCGCGTGACCGGGCCGGTCTGGTTCAGTGACAGGCCGCTGACCCTGGATATCAACCCTGATCCGCGCGCCGATAGCGTGCAGTTGGTGACCCTGACAGCAGGCGGTCGCGAGTTGATGCGCGAGGAGATCGGTGTTGGCGAAGGGCAGGTTGATTGGTTTGGTCATGACGCGCTGGGCAACAAGATGCCGGATGGCCTTTACACATACCGGGTCGAAAGCTGGCAGAACGGCGACAAGATCGCAGAAGCCGAGGTGGGCAGCTATGCCCGCGTTCTCGAGGCCGAGTTGGCGCGCGGCGGCGTTCAACTGGTGCTGGAAGGCGGCGCGATGACCATGGCCGATGAGGTGCAGGCGGTTCGCGACCCGCGCGTGCAGTGA
- a CDS encoding response regulator transcription factor, with protein sequence MNAALIVDDHPITHLGAARLLRDLGYEQVHQAMTAQEALQEARNHRPGLIVLDITLPDGDGLSLVSQLLEAVPDARILVFSMNDQTSFAARALECGAHGFLSKNAPPEEFRQAVRAQEAGEFYLAPKHAIALATRGVNAADPLSQLTPRETEVLRLIGQGLSLQAIADDLGVSYKTVANASSALKRKLGVDGMNGLIRIAMEQPG encoded by the coding sequence ATGAACGCCGCCCTCATCGTCGATGACCATCCGATCACCCATCTGGGCGCAGCGCGGCTGCTGCGCGATCTGGGCTATGAGCAGGTGCATCAGGCAATGACGGCGCAAGAGGCCCTGCAAGAGGCCCGCAACCATCGTCCCGGGCTGATCGTTTTGGACATCACCCTACCCGATGGCGACGGGTTGTCGCTGGTCTCGCAACTACTGGAGGCGGTTCCCGACGCGCGTATCCTGGTCTTTTCGATGAATGATCAGACCAGCTTTGCCGCGCGCGCGCTGGAATGCGGCGCGCATGGATTCCTGTCCAAGAACGCACCGCCCGAGGAATTTCGTCAGGCCGTCCGCGCGCAGGAGGCCGGCGAATTCTACCTTGCCCCCAAGCATGCCATCGCCCTGGCCACGCGCGGCGTCAATGCAGCCGATCCGCTGTCGCAACTGACCCCGCGCGAGACCGAGGTGCTGCGTCTGATCGGGCAAGGCCTGTCGCTGCAGGCCATCGCCGACGACCTGGGCGTCAGCTACAAGACCGTCGCCAACGCCTCGTCCGCGCTCAAGCGCAAACTGGGCGTCGACGGCATGAACGGGCTGATCCGTATCGCGATGGAGCAGCCGGGCTGA
- the mbfA gene encoding iron exporter MbfA, which translates to MSGMGRKKFSELTEQQILALAISSEEDDARIYRNWAVFLRDEYPATAAVFEGMAEEEDGHRQRLIEAHQARFGDAIPVIRREHVAGYYARRPAWMMQNLSLDAIREEAAQMERGAGDFYTRAAQRSSDADTRKLLGDLAAAELGHEKRADELAEEHLTDDAKAAEDDTAHREFVLTWVQPGLAGLMDGSVSTLAPIFATAFATQDTHTTFLVGLAASLGAGISMGFTEAASDDGVVSGRGSPIKRGIASGVMTALGGLGHALPYLIPHFWTATTIACIVVFIELWAIAWIQNRYMETPFWRAALQVVLGGGLVFATGVLIGSG; encoded by the coding sequence ATGTCCGGGATGGGGCGCAAGAAATTCTCAGAGCTGACAGAGCAGCAGATCCTGGCGCTGGCGATTTCCTCGGAAGAGGATGACGCACGCATCTATCGCAACTGGGCTGTCTTTCTGCGCGACGAATACCCCGCAACCGCCGCCGTCTTCGAAGGCATGGCCGAGGAAGAAGACGGCCACCGCCAGCGCCTGATCGAGGCGCATCAGGCGCGTTTCGGCGATGCAATCCCGGTGATCCGGCGCGAGCATGTGGCAGGCTATTACGCCCGCAGGCCCGCCTGGATGATGCAGAACCTGTCGCTGGATGCGATCCGTGAAGAGGCCGCCCAGATGGAACGCGGCGCCGGCGATTTCTACACCCGCGCAGCCCAGCGCAGCAGCGATGCGGACACGCGCAAGCTGCTGGGTGATCTGGCAGCGGCGGAACTGGGCCATGAAAAGCGCGCCGATGAACTGGCCGAAGAACACCTGACCGATGACGCCAAGGCTGCCGAGGACGACACCGCGCATCGGGAATTCGTGCTGACCTGGGTGCAGCCCGGTCTGGCCGGGCTGATGGATGGCTCTGTCTCGACGCTTGCGCCGATCTTTGCCACCGCCTTTGCCACGCAGGACACGCATACGACCTTTCTGGTCGGGCTGGCGGCCAGTCTGGGCGCCGGCATCTCGATGGGCTTTACCGAAGCCGCCTCTGATGATGGCGTCGTGTCCGGGCGCGGCTCGCCGATCAAACGCGGCATTGCCTCGGGCGTAATGACCGCGCTCGGCGGTCTGGGCCACGCCCTGCCCTATCTGATCCCGCATTTCTGGACCGCGACGACCATCGCCTGCATCGTCGTCTTCATCGAGCTGTGGGCCATCGCCTGGATCCAGAACCGCTATATGGAAACCCCCTTCTGGCGCGCCGCCTTGCAAGTGGTCCTCGGCGGTGGTTTGGTCTTCGCAACCGGGGTGCTGATCGGCTCGGGCTGA
- a CDS encoding DUF2478 domain-containing protein: protein MLGCFVLNGAEPGKADRLLEALAGQLAAEGLRIAGAVQVNSAPSADCACDMDLRILGDTGPMVRISQSLGPGSVGCRLDAGGLQMAAGRVSAALQQGADLCILPKFGKQEAMGLGFRDCIGQALDQEIPVLTHVPAGQYAAFEAFAGEFAQWVEPQALATWCRSVTRGTAA from the coding sequence ATGCTGGGATGTTTTGTGCTAAACGGTGCCGAACCCGGAAAGGCCGACCGGCTGCTCGAGGCACTGGCCGGGCAGCTGGCCGCCGAGGGTCTGCGCATCGCCGGCGCGGTGCAGGTCAACTCTGCGCCCTCGGCCGATTGCGCCTGCGACATGGACCTGCGGATACTGGGCGACACGGGGCCGATGGTGCGCATTTCCCAGTCATTGGGACCGGGATCAGTCGGCTGCCGTCTCGATGCGGGCGGCCTGCAAATGGCGGCCGGGCGGGTCTCTGCCGCCCTGCAACAGGGCGCCGATCTGTGCATCCTGCCCAAATTCGGCAAGCAAGAGGCAATGGGTCTGGGCTTTCGCGATTGCATCGGCCAGGCGCTCGATCAGGAAATTCCGGTGCTGACCCATGTGCCCGCCGGCCAATATGCCGCCTTCGAGGCCTTCGCCGGCGAGTTTGCCCAATGGGTCGAGCCACAGGCGCTGGCCACATGGTGCCGCTCGGTCACGCGGGGAACTGCCGCATGA
- a CDS encoding sulfurtransferase TusA family protein, whose product MTTSPASDEVDARGLLCPLPVLRLRKRLLAVQPGQSLRLIATDPAAVIDVPHFCAEGGHVLRGTRDMGDGAHEYTVERGPQAGADKDGPATEAARQG is encoded by the coding sequence ATGACCACAAGCCCCGCCAGCGATGAGGTCGATGCCCGCGGTCTGCTTTGCCCGCTGCCGGTGCTGCGCCTGCGCAAGCGGCTGCTGGCGGTCCAGCCGGGCCAGTCGCTGCGGCTGATCGCAACCGACCCGGCGGCGGTGATCGACGTGCCGCATTTCTGCGCAGAGGGCGGCCATGTGCTGCGCGGAACGCGGGACATGGGCGATGGCGCGCACGAATACACGGTGGAACGCGGACCGCAGGCCGGCGCGGACAAGGATGGCCCCGCAACAGAGGCTGCAAGACAGGGATAA
- a CDS encoding flagellin has protein sequence MSSILTNNGAIVALQTLKGINQNLGKTQDSISTGKMINNAKDNAAIWAISKVMDSDVSAFKSIQSNLSMGASVITNGRVAAETVGDLLNQIKTKVVAAQDGSFNRETLQADIDDLKAQITSAVSASQFNGINLVNGSETVDFEVLASLDRAADGTMTPSTIDVDPTATDLSLGGTILAAMDAIDVTTSADLGADLQTVEDAVADVIDVAFAFGSAGKRIEIQSNFISKLSDSMTTAIGALVDTNMEEASARLQALQTQQQLGIQSLSIANQAPQSILALFRG, from the coding sequence ATGTCCAGCATTCTGACCAATAACGGTGCCATCGTTGCCCTGCAGACCTTGAAGGGCATCAACCAGAACCTTGGGAAAACCCAGGACTCGATCTCGACCGGCAAGATGATCAACAACGCCAAGGACAACGCGGCGATCTGGGCCATCTCGAAGGTGATGGATTCGGACGTCAGCGCGTTCAAGTCGATCCAAAGCAACCTGTCGATGGGCGCGTCAGTGATCACCAACGGTCGCGTCGCGGCCGAGACGGTCGGCGATCTGTTGAATCAGATCAAGACCAAGGTGGTTGCCGCCCAGGATGGCAGCTTCAACCGCGAAACGCTGCAGGCCGATATCGACGATCTGAAGGCACAGATCACCTCGGCGGTCAGTGCATCGCAGTTCAACGGTATCAACCTTGTCAACGGCTCCGAGACGGTCGACTTCGAGGTGCTTGCCTCGCTGGACCGCGCAGCCGATGGCACCATGACGCCGTCGACCATCGATGTCGATCCGACGGCCACGGACCTGTCGCTGGGCGGCACGATCCTTGCCGCGATGGATGCCATCGACGTCACGACCAGTGCGGATCTGGGTGCCGATCTGCAAACCGTCGAGGACGCCGTGGCAGACGTGATCGACGTTGCCTTTGCCTTCGGTTCGGCAGGCAAGCGGATCGAGATCCAGTCGAACTTCATCTCGAAGCTCTCGGACTCGATGACTACGGCGATCGGCGCACTTGTCGATACCAACATGGAAGAGGCTTCAGCGCGTCTGCAGGCACTGCAAACCCAGCAGCAGTTGGGCATCCAGTCGCTGTCGATTGCCAACCAGGCACCGCAGTCGATCCTCGCGCTGTTCCGCGGCTGA
- a CDS encoding glycosyltransferase 61 family protein — protein MHLDLDDTKQNIVIVDNAIIVPPPRERGSNNRFQASGVLTAEGEMVENSITWGEGRQINVAPEMPDPDTIEHLPGQHMFGGIMFGHFGHFLVESTTRLWGLEELRPAIESIAYTPKINARPMQFVRQFRPLFNVLGATVPVRSTPVPLRVDRLFVPRQGFGQFELMRGSEAFRAYMRRHAGRRIPAQGAEKIYISRSGLQRDRGGLIGEWLLEQQLQQEGYEIYHPQNHPLVDQVAQYKAAKQIVAVDCSPLHLVGFVGNSEQKVAIIKRRSMELVPYFVDQLRLFQDIDAFEVDVLVDEWLPHPDKRPGRRSCGEISFSRLHEALVERGMASGQQPWRDLSDAERADERERLRVLHEGTKFFRMANRERFIERQKSGTVRGANKFS, from the coding sequence ATGCATCTGGACCTTGATGATACAAAGCAAAACATCGTCATCGTCGACAATGCAATCATCGTGCCGCCCCCGCGTGAGCGCGGATCGAACAACCGTTTCCAGGCGTCGGGCGTGCTGACGGCAGAGGGCGAAATGGTCGAGAACTCGATCACCTGGGGCGAAGGTCGCCAGATCAACGTTGCGCCCGAGATGCCCGACCCCGACACCATCGAGCATCTTCCGGGCCAGCACATGTTCGGCGGCATCATGTTCGGGCATTTCGGACATTTCCTTGTCGAATCGACCACCCGCCTCTGGGGTCTGGAAGAGCTGCGACCGGCCATCGAAAGCATCGCCTATACGCCCAAGATCAATGCCCGACCCATGCAATTCGTGCGCCAGTTCCGCCCACTGTTCAACGTTCTGGGCGCGACCGTTCCCGTGCGGTCAACCCCCGTGCCCCTGCGCGTCGACCGGTTGTTCGTGCCGCGTCAGGGCTTTGGGCAGTTCGAACTGATGCGCGGCTCAGAGGCGTTTCGCGCCTATATGCGCCGCCATGCCGGGCGTCGCATCCCGGCGCAGGGTGCCGAGAAAATCTATATCTCGCGCTCGGGTCTGCAACGCGACAGGGGCGGCCTGATCGGCGAATGGCTGCTGGAACAGCAATTGCAACAAGAGGGCTACGAGATCTACCATCCGCAAAACCACCCGCTGGTCGATCAGGTGGCCCAATACAAGGCGGCCAAGCAAATCGTGGCGGTCGATTGTTCGCCCCTGCATCTGGTCGGCTTTGTCGGCAATTCGGAACAGAAGGTCGCCATCATCAAGCGCCGCAGCATGGAACTGGTGCCCTATTTCGTCGATCAATTACGGCTGTTTCAGGACATCGATGCGTTCGAGGTCGATGTCCTTGTCGATGAATGGCTACCGCATCCGGACAAGCGCCCGGGCCGTCGATCTTGCGGCGAAATCAGCTTTTCCCGGCTGCACGAGGCGCTGGTCGAACGGGGCATGGCCTCCGGTCAGCAGCCATGGCGCGACCTGAGCGATGCCGAACGCGCGGATGAGCGCGAAAGATTGCGAGTGCTGCACGAAGGGACCAAGTTCTTCCGCATGGCAAACCGCGAAAGGTTCATCGAACGGCAAAAGTCCGGCACAGTGCGCGGCGCCAACAAGTTCTCCTAA
- the flbT gene encoding flagellar biosynthesis repressor FlbT, giving the protein MSGLVIKLGPNERILINGAVIENGGRRSKISIKTPNANVLRLKDAIHPDQARTPVTRVCYVAQLILSGDAAEDEGGRQLLRGIEQLSQVFDDPDSRRLLAVASDHAVEGNIYQCLRKLRDLLPRETRLLSDKLQ; this is encoded by the coding sequence ATGAGCGGTCTTGTCATCAAACTCGGGCCGAATGAACGGATCCTGATCAACGGCGCCGTGATCGAAAACGGCGGCCGGCGGTCAAAGATCTCGATCAAGACGCCCAACGCGAATGTCCTGCGGCTGAAGGATGCAATACATCCCGACCAGGCGCGGACACCGGTCACGCGGGTTTGCTATGTCGCGCAATTGATCCTGTCAGGTGACGCAGCAGAGGATGAGGGCGGCCGTCAGCTGCTTCGCGGCATCGAACAACTGTCCCAGGTTTTCGACGATCCCGACAGTCGCCGGCTGCTCGCCGTGGCAAGTGATCACGCGGTCGAGGGCAATATCTATCAATGCCTGCGCAAGTTGCGTGACCTGCTGCCACGAGAGACCCGCCTGCTTTCGGACAAGCTGCAATGA
- a CDS encoding ATP-binding protein — protein sequence MSRLTLTQHILVVILAIQLVLLTTLAAASLRDLSVQAAAEQRTGISTARSLVLATIGTLQGNVPTDRLMAALPERLISPANASIAVLDARDDTVRQPAAPATSPPYAPMWFARLITPQPQETRLPVVIDQQMLGFVVIAADPAGQIAGAWRDIQRIVGMTALAALAQAALILWLTRRALRPVGNIAARLADLTRGRFDARVGPVTEPDLAPIGRGVDQLALTLEQARNDRKRLQRQVVTRADHERKAIARDLHDEMGPCLFGLRVEADALATATEDPKIPEHAAAITRIADQIGGLNRALLDDLRPGAIGQLPFADVLTGYVADLAARFPDHRILVNLPPGLGEPDEATAITLFRILQEGTTNALRHAGAERIEVSLSTRPGQWIMTVSDDGTGMVPDTPHGTGLSGMSERIALLSGRLAIQSDKGGTRLTAELPKDPLP from the coding sequence ATGAGCCGATTGACCCTGACCCAGCATATTCTGGTCGTAATTCTGGCGATCCAGCTGGTTCTGCTGACCACCCTCGCCGCAGCCAGCCTGCGGGACCTGAGCGTGCAGGCGGCGGCAGAACAGCGCACCGGCATCAGCACGGCGCGTTCGCTGGTTCTGGCAACCATCGGCACCCTGCAGGGAAACGTTCCGACCGACAGGCTGATGGCCGCCTTGCCAGAGCGCCTGATAAGCCCGGCCAACGCCTCGATCGCGGTGCTTGACGCCCGCGATGACACGGTCCGGCAGCCCGCGGCACCGGCGACCAGCCCGCCATATGCACCGATGTGGTTCGCCCGGCTGATCACCCCTCAGCCGCAGGAAACCCGTCTGCCCGTGGTGATCGACCAGCAGATGTTGGGCTTTGTCGTCATCGCGGCCGATCCCGCGGGCCAGATCGCAGGCGCCTGGCGCGACATTCAGCGCATCGTCGGGATGACGGCGCTGGCGGCACTGGCACAGGCCGCGCTGATCCTGTGGCTGACGCGGCGCGCGTTACGGCCCGTCGGCAATATCGCGGCAAGACTGGCGGATCTGACGCGAGGCCGGTTCGACGCCCGCGTGGGCCCCGTGACTGAACCGGACCTCGCCCCGATTGGCCGGGGCGTGGATCAATTGGCGCTGACCCTGGAACAGGCCCGAAACGACCGCAAAAGACTGCAGCGCCAAGTCGTCACCCGCGCCGATCACGAGCGCAAGGCGATCGCCCGCGACCTGCATGACGAAATGGGTCCCTGCCTGTTCGGCCTGCGCGTCGAGGCAGACGCCCTGGCCACCGCCACCGAGGACCCGAAAATCCCCGAGCACGCCGCCGCAATCACCCGGATCGCCGATCAGATCGGCGGGTTGAACCGCGCCCTGCTGGACGATCTGCGCCCCGGCGCAATCGGGCAATTGCCTTTTGCCGATGTTTTGACGGGCTATGTGGCCGATCTTGCCGCCCGCTTTCCAGACCATCGAATCTTGGTAAACCTGCCGCCGGGTCTGGGCGAGCCGGACGAGGCCACCGCGATCACCCTGTTCCGCATCCTGCAGGAGGGAACGACCAACGCCCTGCGCCACGCCGGCGCGGAACGGATCGAGGTCTCACTCAGCACCCGACCCGGCCAATGGATCATGACCGTCAGCGACGACGGCACCGGCATGGTCCCGGACACCCCGCACGGCACCGGCCTGTCCGGCATGAGCGAGCGGATCGCGCTTCTGTCTGGCCGTTTGGCCATCCAATCGGATAAAGGGGGAACCAGACTGACCGCCGAATTGCCGAAAGACCCCTTGCCATGA
- a CDS encoding flagellar hook-length control protein FliK encodes MQAAAEPAILADSRPVEHRAVLAEALRGQRDVLPWREVGASATDMRAPAAGNHPLPTGPLTFDNALMPRPTMPAVSAGILLPPEAGLMGDAEGDPSSLPSVTLSSGPAVAFSATAGSAAAVSAAGASRQVAEAVLHLYGDRTEIALSPEELGSVRLVVSRGENGPSLTVWVERPEVLEMLRRNSDALLADLQDGGLDGAALDFRDSGEWQDQGGGGSGDDAAQTLAIGLTGRGDAVPDNEADHRAKSGGHDVGRLDIRV; translated from the coding sequence ATGCAAGCTGCTGCTGAGCCGGCGATTCTGGCCGATTCTCGGCCCGTTGAACATCGCGCAGTCCTGGCCGAGGCGCTGCGCGGTCAGCGCGATGTGTTGCCCTGGCGTGAGGTGGGGGCATCTGCGACGGATATGCGCGCCCCTGCAGCGGGCAATCATCCGCTGCCGACTGGGCCGCTGACATTCGATAATGCGCTGATGCCCCGGCCGACGATGCCTGCGGTTTCTGCGGGTATCCTCTTGCCGCCTGAGGCCGGCCTTATGGGCGACGCCGAGGGCGACCCGTCGTCGCTGCCATCCGTTACCCTTTCGTCCGGTCCTGCCGTCGCCTTTTCGGCCACTGCCGGATCGGCGGCGGCGGTCTCTGCGGCGGGTGCGAGCCGGCAAGTGGCCGAGGCCGTGCTGCATCTTTACGGCGATCGAACCGAAATCGCCTTGTCACCGGAAGAGCTGGGCTCTGTCCGGTTGGTGGTGTCACGCGGCGAGAACGGGCCGTCGCTGACGGTCTGGGTCGAGCGGCCCGAGGTTCTGGAGATGTTGCGCCGCAACAGCGACGCGCTGCTGGCGGATCTGCAGGACGGTGGGCTGGACGGCGCGGCGCTTGATTTTCGAGATAGCGGGGAATGGCAGGATCAGGGTGGTGGCGGCTCGGGTGATGACGCAGCGCAGACGCTGGCGATTGGCCTGACGGGGCGCGGCGATGCGGTGCCAGACAACGAAGCTGATCATCGGGCGAAGTCAGGCGGCCATGATGTCGGTCGCCTGGATATCAGAGTTTAG